One part of the Lentisphaera araneosa HTCC2155 genome encodes these proteins:
- a CDS encoding transglutaminase-like domain-containing protein: MIKYLFLALSFCAWGADEDLVLTQIQKSKNMTDVNKIVKEIIVNDDHKSSIRSIEKYLQAQNLSTMRAMPKMLIFADLAKFLKVMSLSDEVSPEFILWLSESTRRTDLIYSITPNDNLGEVLAILTKLHKHDPKEITKFWKLALAMSLVWDDEKKLMHHQMGKDLLPYSWQIVELYDYFKELYTRGAKVSYSKLSIQDLVFVVGVNVPLEELHWARKNCSGSAKSWAKRYFEIKYNHVRLNASRYRWDQGIYSLANIKELGGICVDQAYYTVISARANGIPAMYFSGMGRGSTTTGHAWAGVMKDGKAWDLEIGRYSQGNYGVGKARDPQTNQRLTDHQLDFKSNPLFTSDKYKQSLKITSLAKYFLKMGKEDCAEYLYKKSLSYSKMNLKTYAGLKTIYSKKESPSQLIQVMKLEMTAFKKYDDFVYELGTALVDTLNKAGKASEAKSLQKSLVRKVEDRYDLAESATQNMVKSLYENGKAKEGRRAFERYIDDQPDFYNTLNSDLKLYYDLTKEHDQLKYTVRFLKDMMKGSRDRQAVVQDYLYKAYMDVGDERNAKKLLD, translated from the coding sequence ATGATTAAGTATTTATTTTTAGCACTGAGTTTTTGTGCTTGGGGTGCAGATGAAGACCTCGTGTTGACACAAATACAAAAGTCAAAAAATATGACGGATGTCAATAAGATTGTTAAGGAGATTATTGTTAATGACGATCATAAATCATCTATTCGGAGTATAGAGAAATATCTTCAGGCACAAAATTTATCAACGATGCGTGCCATGCCAAAGATGTTAATATTTGCGGACCTAGCAAAATTTTTAAAAGTAATGTCTCTATCAGATGAAGTATCACCAGAATTTATTTTATGGCTTTCTGAGAGCACTCGTCGAACAGATTTAATTTACTCAATTACGCCTAATGATAATCTAGGAGAAGTGTTAGCTATTTTAACAAAGCTCCATAAACATGATCCCAAAGAAATTACAAAATTTTGGAAATTAGCTTTAGCCATGAGTTTAGTTTGGGATGATGAGAAGAAATTAATGCATCATCAAATGGGCAAAGATTTGCTACCCTATTCTTGGCAGATTGTAGAATTGTATGATTATTTTAAAGAACTGTACACTCGTGGAGCAAAAGTTTCCTATTCAAAACTGTCAATTCAAGACTTGGTCTTCGTCGTTGGTGTTAATGTGCCCTTAGAAGAACTTCATTGGGCGAGAAAAAATTGCTCCGGCTCGGCAAAATCTTGGGCGAAACGATACTTTGAAATTAAATACAATCACGTTCGCTTGAATGCCAGTCGCTATCGTTGGGACCAAGGAATCTATAGTCTAGCTAATATTAAAGAGCTAGGGGGGATTTGTGTTGACCAGGCCTATTATACGGTTATTTCCGCGAGAGCCAACGGTATACCTGCTATGTACTTTAGTGGCATGGGGCGAGGTAGTACGACCACGGGGCATGCGTGGGCGGGAGTCATGAAAGATGGTAAAGCTTGGGATTTAGAAATAGGTCGTTATTCACAAGGAAACTATGGTGTGGGAAAAGCTCGTGACCCGCAGACGAATCAACGCCTCACGGATCATCAATTAGATTTTAAGAGCAACCCTTTATTTACATCAGATAAATATAAGCAGTCTCTGAAAATAACGAGTTTAGCGAAATACTTTTTAAAGATGGGCAAAGAAGATTGCGCTGAATATCTCTATAAGAAATCGCTAAGTTATTCAAAAATGAATTTAAAAACCTATGCCGGACTGAAGACGATTTATAGCAAAAAAGAAAGTCCATCTCAACTGATCCAAGTCATGAAACTGGAGATGACGGCCTTTAAAAAATATGATGACTTTGTCTATGAATTAGGAACTGCATTAGTCGATACTTTGAATAAAGCAGGAAAAGCTAGCGAAGCTAAAAGTCTCCAAAAATCTCTAGTGCGCAAAGTGGAAGATCGTTATGATTTGGCCGAAAGTGCCACCCAGAATATGGTCAAAAGCCTATATGAAAATGGCAAAGCAAAAGAAGGCCGTCGAGCCTTTGAACGTTACATCGATGATCAACCTGATTTTTATAATACCCTGAACTCAGATTTAAAGCTGTATTATGATTTAACTAAAGAACATGATCAGCTCAAATATACGGTGAGATTCCTCAAAGATATGATGAAAGGCAGTCGTGATCGCCAAGCAGTTGTTCAGGATTATCTCTACAAAGCCTACATGGACGTAGGCGATGAGAGAAATGCAAAAAAACTACTGGATTAA
- a CDS encoding GbsR/MarR family transcriptional regulator yields the protein MDTENFKITPSMEAYILHWGEMGPQWGVNRTVAQIHALLYLADEALDADSITKLLGIARSNVSNSLKELKDWRLIKSAPILGRRKEHFTTDKDPWKVFQIVLEERRKRELDPTISAVKDFIEMADEEELPENTRKAMKELSQLMEDLAILHDSFSKLPLPILKKLVKGGSLLKLFTKS from the coding sequence ATGGATACAGAGAATTTTAAAATCACTCCTTCGATGGAAGCTTATATCCTCCATTGGGGTGAAATGGGCCCTCAATGGGGCGTCAATCGTACCGTTGCACAAATTCACGCACTCTTGTATTTGGCTGACGAAGCCCTCGATGCCGACTCAATTACTAAGCTATTGGGCATTGCGCGCTCAAATGTTTCAAATTCCCTTAAAGAACTTAAAGATTGGAGGCTGATTAAAAGCGCCCCCATTTTAGGTAGACGCAAAGAACATTTCACCACGGATAAAGATCCCTGGAAAGTTTTTCAGATCGTTTTAGAAGAACGTCGCAAGCGAGAGCTCGACCCCACCATTTCAGCGGTGAAAGATTTTATTGAAATGGCTGATGAGGAAGAACTCCCCGAAAATACGCGCAAGGCCATGAAAGAGCTGAGTCAGCTCATGGAAGATTTAGCCATCCTCCACGACTCTTTTTCCAAACTGCCCCTACCCATTTTGAAAAAATTAGTGAAAGGCGGCTCCCTGCTTAAGTTGTTTACTAAATCTTAA
- a CDS encoding methyltransferase domain-containing protein, whose product MPVCEQVKDDVKLLRSQEEMIKDHYRENLEDYLFWSPSGNMHFGYWHGGLGFFNRDQQIQEMNHQVLNACNLKEDNHLLDLGCGLGGLLRSAYERNENLKLHGISIVEEQIEKARKFGLPQIEYRLGNFSSLPYREESMHACTAMESSCYAQGESKKDLIAQAAKVLKPNGRLVIADFFIKADAKLGQNTVNLLKKWGDNWGIVEIGRLDKVQHALEENGFENIEVKNISKNLIPSLLQVPFLVVIHLALLILKGKCNKSRWEHMQSCLLCIPLAIQAHKFTYSIISASKVDHAAH is encoded by the coding sequence ATGCCAGTATGTGAACAAGTGAAAGACGATGTGAAATTGCTCAGAAGCCAAGAAGAGATGATTAAAGATCATTACCGTGAAAATTTAGAAGACTACCTCTTTTGGAGTCCTTCGGGCAATATGCATTTTGGTTACTGGCATGGTGGGCTCGGCTTTTTTAATCGTGATCAGCAAATACAAGAAATGAATCACCAAGTTTTAAATGCCTGCAATTTAAAAGAGGATAATCATTTGTTGGATCTGGGTTGTGGCTTAGGCGGCTTATTACGCAGTGCTTATGAAAGAAATGAAAACCTTAAGCTCCATGGGATAAGCATTGTCGAGGAACAAATCGAAAAGGCCCGAAAATTTGGCCTTCCCCAAATTGAGTATCGTCTAGGAAATTTTAGCTCTTTGCCGTATCGAGAAGAATCGATGCATGCTTGTACTGCAATGGAGAGCTCTTGCTATGCTCAGGGCGAGTCAAAAAAAGACTTGATTGCTCAAGCCGCAAAAGTTCTCAAGCCTAATGGACGTTTAGTGATTGCCGATTTTTTCATTAAAGCGGATGCGAAATTGGGACAAAATACAGTGAACCTTTTAAAGAAATGGGGGGACAACTGGGGTATTGTCGAAATCGGGCGCTTGGATAAAGTACAGCATGCCTTGGAAGAAAATGGCTTCGAAAATATAGAAGTTAAAAATATTTCCAAAAACCTTATTCCTTCTTTACTTCAAGTGCCCTTCTTAGTGGTGATTCATTTAGCGCTACTCATTTTGAAAGGCAAATGCAATAAGTCACGCTGGGAACATATGCAATCCTGTTTGCTCTGTATTCCCCTCGCCATTCAGGCACATAAATTTACTTATAGCATCATAAGTGCAAGCAAGGTGGACCATGCAGCTCATTGA
- a CDS encoding epimerase, whose protein sequence is MKKVIIFGASGFIGSNLAKFLNKQNYKVILISRHSSGLEGLGKFCQWDAQNLGPWVKELEGADALVNLVGRSVDCIKSAENCDAILRSRVQSTELIGKALKKLRTPPKTWIQMSTAHIYGDPEDIVCTEDSPYGYGLAPFVGQAWEQAFHDSVLEGMRKVVLRTSFVLGKNGGALPRLAKIVKWGLGGKVSHGRQGISWLHEDDMNRIFLRAIEDDAMQGTYIASSPEPVSNAEFMRELRKALRVPFGLPGMSPLVKLAAPLIMKTDPELALYGRYCRPQKLLNEGFEFNCPKLKQALVNLYD, encoded by the coding sequence ATGAAAAAAGTTATTATATTTGGAGCTTCTGGCTTTATTGGAAGCAACTTAGCGAAGTTTTTAAACAAGCAGAATTATAAAGTAATTCTGATCTCACGTCATTCCTCAGGGCTCGAAGGGCTTGGTAAGTTTTGTCAATGGGATGCACAGAATTTGGGTCCGTGGGTAAAGGAACTCGAGGGTGCTGATGCATTGGTCAATTTAGTGGGCCGTAGCGTCGATTGCATCAAATCAGCTGAAAATTGCGATGCGATTTTGAGATCTCGAGTTCAAAGTACCGAGTTGATAGGTAAGGCACTGAAAAAATTGCGAACACCGCCAAAAACTTGGATTCAAATGTCGACGGCGCATATCTACGGAGATCCCGAAGACATTGTTTGTACAGAGGATTCGCCATACGGTTATGGGCTTGCCCCTTTTGTGGGACAAGCTTGGGAACAAGCTTTTCATGACTCCGTATTAGAAGGTATGCGTAAAGTTGTTTTGAGAACGAGTTTTGTTTTAGGAAAAAATGGTGGTGCCTTGCCTCGTTTAGCAAAAATTGTCAAATGGGGCTTGGGAGGAAAAGTGAGTCATGGTCGCCAAGGCATTAGTTGGCTTCATGAAGATGATATGAATCGAATCTTTTTAAGAGCGATCGAAGATGACGCAATGCAGGGGACGTATATTGCTTCATCACCTGAGCCCGTATCCAATGCAGAATTTATGCGGGAATTGCGCAAAGCCTTGCGAGTTCCTTTTGGCTTGCCAGGCATGAGCCCTCTCGTTAAGTTAGCGGCACCGCTCATCATGAAAACTGACCCCGAACTCGCTTTATATGGCCGGTACTGTCGACCACAAAAACTCCTAAACGAAGGCTTTGAGTTTAATTGCCCCAAGCTAAAGCAAGCACTTGTGAACCTTTATGATTAA
- a CDS encoding Fic family protein: MELKLLEPEFASPLTDLIIDLDHLRRKQLSGTTHEEVFFQLKQLFHMLESIGSARIEGNNTTVASFVETRIEDRPYIDENIKEIRNIEETMEFIDNSIRERGLTKSYLKELHYGIVKGLTPPPKGEGDANPGAFRNHGVEITGSDHIPPETAHEVEAYIDELIEFINKDHPAKYDLLKVAIAHHRFMWIHPFGNGNGRTGRLLTYAMLVSQGFRVGEGRILNPTAVFCINRDIYNEQLAKADSNTSEGIESWCCYVLDGLKEEIAKIDRLTDYSYLVRYILKPSLDFSLKQKLVNEDEYAILLETVKKQSIQNSDIQALFPKEQSTSISRRLRHLKEKKMLANDIGNTRRYHISFTNSFLIRGIIPQLARNGFIPIRDD, translated from the coding sequence GTGGAACTTAAATTATTAGAGCCTGAATTTGCTTCGCCGTTAACTGACCTAATTATTGACTTAGATCACTTGCGACGAAAACAATTAAGCGGAACAACTCACGAAGAAGTGTTCTTTCAGTTAAAACAGCTTTTTCACATGCTAGAGAGTATCGGATCCGCACGTATAGAAGGCAATAATACAACTGTTGCGTCCTTTGTTGAAACAAGAATTGAAGATCGACCCTACATTGATGAAAACATCAAAGAGATTCGTAATATTGAAGAGACTATGGAGTTTATCGATAACTCTATTCGTGAACGAGGTCTTACAAAAAGCTACCTAAAAGAACTTCATTATGGAATCGTTAAAGGATTAACTCCCCCTCCTAAGGGTGAAGGTGATGCCAACCCTGGTGCTTTCCGAAATCATGGGGTTGAAATCACTGGATCAGATCATATTCCTCCTGAAACCGCTCATGAAGTTGAAGCGTATATCGATGAATTAATTGAATTTATTAATAAAGACCACCCCGCTAAATATGATTTATTAAAAGTCGCCATTGCCCACCACCGTTTCATGTGGATCCACCCCTTTGGCAATGGCAATGGTCGAACAGGCCGACTCCTAACTTATGCAATGCTTGTATCTCAAGGCTTTAGGGTTGGTGAAGGTCGAATACTCAATCCAACAGCTGTTTTTTGTATTAATCGTGACATCTATAACGAACAGTTAGCTAAAGCGGATTCTAATACTTCTGAAGGTATAGAATCCTGGTGTTGCTATGTCCTAGATGGACTAAAAGAAGAAATTGCAAAAATCGATCGCTTAACAGATTATTCTTATTTAGTGAGATATATTCTCAAACCTTCATTAGATTTTTCTTTGAAACAAAAATTAGTGAATGAAGATGAGTACGCGATATTACTGGAAACCGTCAAAAAACAATCCATTCAAAATAGTGATATACAGGCGCTTTTTCCAAAAGAACAATCAACCTCAATTTCAAGACGTTTACGCCACCTAAAAGAAAAGAAAATGCTTGCGAATGACATAGGTAATACCCGTCGCTATCACATTTCATTTACCAACAGTTTTTTAATTCGCGGTATCATTCCACAATTAGCTCGTAATGGCTTTATCCCCATCCGTGATGACTAA
- a CDS encoding tRNA dihydrouridine synthase, which translates to MTSSFPFKLSLAPMEGVTHPLMRHQIAQHGGLDLLCTEFIRISSHKPSMRSLKKQIVKSGDIPLSVQIMGNNAELMAESAKLVVDCGADAVDVNMGCPTKRAVKGGVGSAMLKDPKLCYQVLASMREQVPCALSAKIRAGFDNKEGVFEILQAIVDSGADYLAVHPRRRVDHYEGHSDWRIISALKEKSPIPVIGNGDVRTAADAVRMFKETQCDGVMIGRGALSNPWIFLQTSQVLSDQEVFIPNWEDIYHFYHGIAQAFSDFCDNEQGTLNKTKEMLMYFSVNLPEPAPFRKAIGRSQSIDEMMNKLHSFLKEKRELCGKEICAIGKI; encoded by the coding sequence ATGACCTCAAGCTTTCCCTTTAAACTCAGCCTTGCCCCCATGGAGGGTGTCACTCACCCCCTCATGCGACATCAGATCGCCCAACACGGTGGTTTAGATCTCTTGTGCACTGAATTCATTCGCATCTCGAGCCACAAACCCTCGATGCGTTCTCTCAAAAAACAGATTGTTAAGTCAGGGGATATTCCCCTCTCAGTGCAAATCATGGGCAATAATGCTGAACTGATGGCGGAGTCCGCAAAACTCGTCGTGGATTGCGGTGCCGATGCAGTGGATGTCAATATGGGCTGCCCCACCAAGCGCGCCGTTAAAGGCGGTGTTGGTTCCGCTATGCTCAAAGACCCCAAGCTCTGCTACCAAGTTTTGGCCTCCATGCGCGAGCAAGTGCCTTGTGCGCTTTCCGCAAAAATTCGCGCGGGCTTCGATAATAAGGAAGGCGTTTTTGAAATCCTCCAGGCCATCGTCGATTCAGGCGCCGATTATTTAGCCGTTCACCCGCGCCGCCGCGTCGATCATTACGAAGGTCATTCAGATTGGCGCATTATTAGTGCTCTCAAAGAAAAATCCCCCATTCCCGTCATTGGCAATGGCGATGTCCGCACTGCCGCAGATGCCGTGCGCATGTTCAAAGAAACCCAATGCGATGGGGTGATGATTGGTCGTGGTGCTCTCTCCAACCCATGGATATTTTTACAGACTTCGCAAGTGCTCTCTGATCAGGAAGTCTTCATCCCAAATTGGGAAGACATCTATCACTTTTACCATGGCATTGCCCAAGCTTTCTCGGACTTCTGCGACAACGAACAGGGCACTTTGAACAAGACTAAAGAAATGTTAATGTACTTTTCCGTCAATTTACCTGAGCCTGCCCCCTTTCGCAAAGCTATTGGTCGCAGTCAGTCAATTGATGAAATGATGAATAAACTCCATAGCTTTCTCAAAGAAAAACGAGAGCTCTGTGGCAAAGAAATATGTGCAATAGGAAAGATATGA
- a CDS encoding glucose-1-phosphate thymidylyltransferase, with the protein MKFDFIPGENPSYFESLRRDASISELPVAGTTVRQAQIDFLEATDHEFSKEAPEVLLADNFWYAPEDLENFSRGEDLSENSFALRFPWDLLRLNEILVAHIDTDFIEAHVYDGAQNEGFLYAGKGTKILPGVFIEGNVIIGDNCKIGPNCYIRGNTFIGDNCHIGQSVEIKNSLIMNNTNVGHLSYIGDSVLGEKVNLGAGTVSSNLRHDGSNHRSEFHGELIDTGRRKFGVIIGDGVHTGINTSFYPGRKLYPETTTLPGQIVQKDLKA; encoded by the coding sequence ATGAAATTTGACTTTATCCCAGGTGAGAACCCCAGTTATTTTGAATCATTGCGTCGCGACGCTTCCATAAGCGAACTCCCCGTCGCCGGTACCACCGTGCGACAAGCGCAAATTGATTTTCTCGAAGCCACTGATCACGAGTTTTCAAAAGAAGCTCCTGAGGTCTTACTCGCAGATAACTTCTGGTATGCTCCTGAGGATTTAGAAAACTTTTCACGCGGTGAAGACCTCTCCGAAAATAGCTTTGCTTTACGCTTCCCCTGGGATTTACTCAGGCTCAACGAAATTTTAGTCGCACATATCGATACTGATTTTATTGAAGCTCACGTATATGATGGTGCTCAAAACGAAGGTTTCCTCTACGCGGGAAAAGGCACTAAAATCCTTCCCGGTGTTTTTATCGAGGGTAATGTCATCATCGGCGACAACTGTAAAATCGGCCCCAATTGCTACATCCGTGGCAATACTTTTATCGGCGACAACTGCCACATCGGTCAATCCGTCGAAATCAAAAATTCTCTGATCATGAACAATACCAACGTCGGCCACCTCTCCTATATAGGCGACTCGGTGCTTGGTGAAAAAGTTAACCTCGGTGCCGGTACTGTGAGTTCCAACTTACGCCACGATGGTTCCAATCACCGCTCAGAGTTCCATGGGGAACTCATTGATACAGGACGTCGTAAATTTGGCGTCATTATTGGCGATGGCGTTCACACGGGCATCAACACCTCCTTTTACCCAGGCCGTAAGCTCTACCCGGAAACCACTACTCTACCCGGCCAGATTGTCCAAAAAGATCTAAAAGCGTGA
- the glmM gene encoding phosphoglucosamine mutase — protein MGKLFGTDGIRGRANEYPITPEMAMRMGKAIAAVFGEMNIGRNRVVIGKDTRLSGYMLETALTSGLISMGMDVYLVGPMPTPAVALLSRSMLTSAGIMITASHNPAEDNGIKIFANDGYKLTDAIENKIEKLILSDEEIIPKNGANVGKAYRIDDAGGRYIEYVKGSVNDMDLNGLRVVLDCANGAAYHLSPIVLKELGCEVIKEFVDPDGLNINDNCGATYAERLAGSVKKYRADCGIALDGDADRVIFSDADGTVVDGDRIIAICALAMKEAGTLTGNKIAITTMSNMGLIKLMEENGIECVVTDVGDRHVIAAMRKDNIKLGGEQSGHIIFGNYSTTGDGTLGALRVLELMKQSGKSIKELASVMEIFPQKLAGVMVKSKPALNTLPGLTALIEECEKELGKTGRCILRYSGTEKKLRILVEAQSNKVVDKWIKKFLKQAEEEIGA, from the coding sequence ATGGGAAAATTATTCGGAACAGACGGAATTCGCGGGCGTGCTAATGAATACCCCATCACGCCAGAGATGGCCATGCGCATGGGTAAGGCTATTGCCGCCGTGTTTGGCGAAATGAACATAGGTAGAAACCGTGTGGTTATAGGTAAAGACACTCGCCTTTCAGGCTACATGCTAGAAACGGCTTTAACCTCAGGGCTCATCTCCATGGGCATGGATGTTTACTTGGTTGGCCCGATGCCAACACCTGCAGTTGCCTTACTTTCTCGATCCATGTTAACATCAGCGGGCATCATGATTACTGCATCACACAACCCTGCAGAAGATAATGGCATTAAAATTTTTGCTAATGATGGCTACAAGCTCACTGATGCCATCGAGAATAAAATCGAAAAACTCATCCTCTCCGATGAAGAAATCATTCCTAAAAATGGTGCCAATGTCGGTAAAGCCTACCGTATTGACGATGCTGGTGGACGCTACATTGAGTATGTCAAAGGTTCAGTTAATGATATGGATCTCAATGGTTTAAGAGTCGTCTTAGACTGCGCTAATGGTGCTGCCTATCACCTTTCCCCCATTGTTCTCAAGGAATTGGGCTGTGAAGTCATCAAAGAATTTGTTGATCCAGATGGCCTCAATATCAACGATAACTGTGGCGCCACTTACGCCGAACGCTTAGCAGGCTCAGTTAAAAAATATCGCGCCGATTGTGGTATTGCCCTCGATGGTGATGCCGACCGCGTCATTTTCTCTGACGCTGATGGCACAGTCGTTGACGGCGATCGCATCATTGCGATTTGCGCTCTCGCCATGAAAGAAGCGGGAACTTTGACCGGCAACAAAATTGCCATTACCACCATGTCCAACATGGGTTTAATCAAACTCATGGAAGAAAATGGCATTGAATGCGTCGTCACTGATGTGGGTGACCGCCATGTGATCGCTGCCATGCGCAAAGATAATATTAAGCTCGGTGGCGAGCAATCAGGTCACATCATCTTCGGTAATTACTCCACCACGGGCGATGGTACACTCGGCGCCCTCCGCGTCCTCGAACTCATGAAACAATCTGGCAAGAGTATTAAAGAACTCGCTTCTGTAATGGAAATCTTTCCTCAAAAGCTTGCGGGCGTCATGGTCAAAAGTAAACCTGCACTCAATACCCTCCCTGGTCTCACGGCTCTCATTGAAGAATGTGAGAAAGAACTTGGCAAAACGGGTCGCTGCATATTACGTTATTCTGGAACAGAAAAGAAACTCCGCATCTTAGTTGAAGCTCAAAGCAACAAAGTTGTGGACAAATGGATTAAGAAATTCCTTAAGCAAGCTGAAGAGGAGATCGGTGCATGA
- a CDS encoding c-type cytochrome domain-containing protein, with amino-acid sequence MRHNKIYLFISTLFFSFTTFAAEAAAPVNPEAQQTLFMKFIRAITFTTDGNIPDFLIFLGRHHPLILHLPVGLLAVIAFLEIFSWWRKVEIYDEAMYILCWLAALTSVGATFFGILLALPGGYNPELLSRHGWLGMAVAVAAIIALYLKHHYRKDKVLAKRHRFRVAIFVACVIMGFAGHDGGSLTHGTEYLFEYAPDPLRKMTGRKAKKPKDAEEAKKPRKLPYFEAKVLPIFEAKCVSCHGEEKMKGKLKLNNILGIMRRYDKIISPGHAMDSELYYVLVSDDPDEIMPPEGNEAMTKEEIKIIEDWINAGASFSDVELKPMASPAAEAAKVEPTVEKATEAAKPALDLANMTADQKFVHETVIPFFEAKCTKCHGEEKDKGDVRLHTVEVIKATFEDELIVPGKPEDSWLYDSLVTDDEDALMPPPKEKNPATKEEIAMIKKWIADGAKGLD; translated from the coding sequence ATGAGACATAATAAAATTTATCTCTTTATTTCTACGCTCTTTTTTAGTTTTACGACTTTCGCAGCTGAAGCCGCTGCACCCGTGAATCCCGAAGCTCAACAAACTCTCTTTATGAAGTTTATTCGCGCCATTACTTTTACCACCGATGGCAATATACCCGACTTTTTAATTTTCCTCGGCCGTCATCACCCACTCATTCTTCACCTCCCTGTAGGTCTTCTCGCTGTTATTGCTTTCCTCGAAATTTTTTCTTGGTGGCGTAAAGTCGAAATTTACGACGAAGCCATGTATATCCTATGCTGGTTAGCTGCACTCACTTCTGTTGGTGCCACTTTCTTTGGTATCCTGCTCGCTCTCCCTGGCGGATATAACCCAGAACTCCTTTCACGTCACGGTTGGTTAGGTATGGCGGTTGCGGTTGCCGCAATTATTGCTCTCTACCTCAAACATCACTACCGCAAAGACAAGGTTTTAGCGAAACGTCACCGTTTTCGCGTCGCCATTTTTGTAGCTTGTGTGATCATGGGTTTTGCAGGTCACGATGGCGGTTCACTCACTCACGGTACTGAATACCTTTTTGAATACGCTCCCGATCCCCTTCGTAAAATGACGGGTCGAAAAGCTAAAAAACCAAAAGATGCTGAGGAAGCTAAAAAACCTCGTAAACTTCCTTATTTCGAAGCCAAAGTTCTCCCAATTTTCGAAGCCAAATGTGTATCTTGCCACGGCGAAGAAAAAATGAAGGGCAAACTCAAGCTCAATAATATCCTCGGTATCATGCGTCGCTATGACAAAATTATAAGTCCCGGTCATGCGATGGATTCCGAATTATATTATGTTTTAGTTAGTGATGACCCTGACGAAATTATGCCTCCTGAAGGTAACGAAGCGATGACGAAAGAAGAAATCAAGATCATCGAAGATTGGATCAATGCTGGCGCCTCTTTCAGCGATGTGGAACTCAAGCCCATGGCATCACCTGCTGCGGAAGCCGCAAAAGTTGAGCCCACAGTTGAAAAAGCTACGGAAGCCGCAAAACCCGCACTCGACCTCGCCAACATGACAGCTGATCAAAAATTTGTTCACGAAACCGTCATCCCTTTCTTCGAAGCCAAGTGCACGAAATGTCATGGTGAAGAAAAAGATAAAGGCGATGTGCGTCTCCACACTGTCGAAGTGATTAAAGCGACTTTTGAAGATGAACTCATCGTTCCTGGCAAGCCTGAAGATTCTTGGCTCTACGACTCACTCGTGACTGATGATGAAGACGCGCTCATGCCTCCACCCAAGGAAAAGAACCCTGCGACGAAAGAAGAAATCGCCATGATCAAAAAATGGATCGCAGATGGTGCAAAAGGCCTCGATTAA
- a CDS encoding GxxExxY protein gives MSSYLGKYFSRRRKDAKFKKEEFLERNMDLEILGKEIVDSAYKVHTELGPGLLESVYEVSLAYELAKRGRKVQRQVPMKIKYEDIYFDEGFSTTLGRLESYCSDSNAA, from the coding sequence ATGTCTAGTTATTTAGGAAAATATTTCTCGCGAAGGCGCAAAGACGCCAAGTTTAAGAAGGAAGAATTTTTGGAGAGAAATATGGACTTAGAGATTTTAGGCAAAGAGATTGTTGATTCGGCGTACAAAGTTCACACTGAACTAGGGCCGGGTTTATTAGAGTCGGTTTATGAAGTGAGTTTAGCTTATGAACTAGCGAAACGTGGTCGCAAAGTTCAGAGGCAGGTGCCCATGAAAATTAAATATGAAGACATCTATTTTGATGAAGGCTTTAGTACTACTTTGGGGCGTTTAGAATCATATTGCTCAGATTCAAACGCGGCGTGA